The Chloroflexota bacterium nucleotide sequence TATCTGTCTCTATGTTAAATCGAGAAGAGTTGAATACGAGAAGTTAACCGACATTTTACCTTACGGGAAATGGCTATTACAATGATGTGTTGGAGTCTTCGTTGAGGATACGAGCCATGTGCCTATTCGCCTAGAAGCTGTACGATGATTCCTCTGGACCTGGGGCGATTGTCAAAGTCTACCACTACAATCTGCTGCCAGGTTCCGAGCGTCATTTTCTTATTGGCAAAGGGTACGACCAACGATGGGCCTTGAAGTGAAGCTCTCACGTGAGAGTGTCCATTACCATCTCCCCATCTCTGGTCATGCTGATAAGGTATATTTGAAGGCGCATGCCGTTCCCACATATCCTTGAAATCGCTAATCAGCCCATCCTCGTATTCAATAGTTGTTATGCCTGCGGTTGACCCGGAGATAAAAATGGTGGCTATGCCATTATTAATATTAGAGTTCTTGATCTCATTGGCTATTTCTGTGGTTATATCTATCATATCGCAATCCCCTCTGGTGCTGAGGTGGATGGTTTTGTTCATTACCGTCATATTTTTACCTCCTCCAATATAATTTCATCCAGATTGAAAACAGGCCCATCACGGCACACCTGTTTCATGTCATGCCTTGTCTTTATGCTGCAACTGAAGCAAGCTCCTAGGCCACAGCCCATTCTTACTTCCAGTGAAACCTGTATTGGTTTTTTGACAAACCAGCGTTGCCTTTGATGCTCTATTATCCGGTACATGTCTAGCGGGCCGCAGGCGTAGATTTGGTCTGTCCAATCAACATATCTGGATAAAATGTCCGTTATCTTGCCCTTTTCACCGTCACTGCCATCTTCGGTAGTGATGATTATCTCAATTCCGCTGGGCAAAAGCTTTTGAGGGTAAAGCTCATCTTTTGTGCGTGCGCCTAAGAGCAG carries:
- a CDS encoding YjbQ family protein codes for the protein MTVMNKTIHLSTRGDCDMIDITTEIANEIKNSNINNGIATIFISGSTAGITTIEYEDGLISDFKDMWERHAPSNIPYQHDQRWGDGNGHSHVRASLQGPSLVVPFANKKMTLGTWQQIVVVDFDNRPRSRGIIVQLLGE